The proteins below are encoded in one region of Equus caballus isolate H_3958 breed thoroughbred chromosome 18, TB-T2T, whole genome shotgun sequence:
- the C18H2orf69 gene encoding mitochondrial protein C2orf69 homolog: MWGFRLLRSPPLLLLLPQLGIGIAASGSQAAAMNPGGSSGARCAPPAEGRRPSCLQLPAVPGADPQRSNELLLLAAAAEGPERRDLPADRAKEEPQPPPQHHVLYFPGDVQNYHEIMTRHPENYQWENWSLENVATILAHRFPSSYIWVIKCSRMHLHKFSCYDNFVKSNMFGAPEHNTDFGAFKHLYALLVNAFNLSQNSLLSKKNVKDLNKDSKASNCRSSSSHTTNGCQGEKERTCEKFDESAVSFYPPSLNGASFTLIGFSKGCVVLNQLLFELKEAKKDKNIDAFIKSIRTMYWLDGGHSGGSNTWVTYPEVLKEFAQTGIIVHTHVTPYQVRDPMRSWIGKEHKKFVQILGDFGMQVTSKIHFAKEAPSIENHFRVHEVF, encoded by the exons ATGTGGGGGTTCAGGCTGCTGCGGTCGCCGccgctgctgctcctgctgccgcAGCTCGGAATCGGAATCGCCGCGTCCGGCTCTCAGGCCGCAGCCATGAACCCGGGCGGCAGCAGCGGTGCGCGATGCGCGCCCCCGGCCGAGGGGCGCCGGCCGTCCTGCCTGCAGCTGCCCGCGGTGCCGGGAGCCGACCCGCAGCGCAGCAACGAGCTGCTCctgctggcggcggcggcggagggaCCGGAGCGGCGGGACCTCCCTGCCGACCGGGCGAAGGAGGAGCCGCAGCCGCCGCCCCAGCACCACGTTCTCTATTTCCCCGGGGATGTGCAG AATTACCATGAAATTATGACTCGTCATCCTGAGAATTATCAGTGGGAAAACTGGAGTCTAGAAAATGTTGCCACCATCTTAGCCCACCGATTCCCCAGTAGCTATATTTGGGTGATAAAGTGTTCTCGGATGCATTTGCACAAATTCAGCTGCTATGACAATTTTGTGAAAAGCAATATGTTTGGTGCTCCAGAACACAATACTGACTTTGGAGCTTTTAAGCACCTTTATGCATTATTAGTTAATGCTTTTAACTTGAGTCAGAACAGTTTGTTGTCAAAGAAGAATGTGAAAGATTTGAATAAGGACTCCAAAGCATCTAATTGTAGATCCAGTTCTTCTCATACTACTAATGGTTgccagggagaaaaagagaggacctGTGAAAAATTTGATGAGTCTGCCGTGAGTTTTTATCCACCATCACTAAATGGTGCATCTTTTACTTTGATTGGATTCAGTAAAGGTTGTGTTGTTTTGAATCAGTTGCTTTTTGAATTGAAAGAAGCCAAGAAAGACAAGAACATAGATGCTTTTATCAAAAGCATAAGAACAATGTACTGGCTGGATGGTGGTCATTCTGGAGGAAGCAATACTTGGGTTACTTATCCAGAAGTCTTGAAAGAATTTGCGCAAACAGGGATTATTGTTCACACCCATGTAACACCTTACCAAGTACGTGATCCAATGAGATCTTGGATTGGAAAGGAGCACAAGAAATTTGTTCAGATACTTGGAGATTTTGGTATGCAGGTAACTAGCAAAATTCATTTTGCAAAGGAAGCTCCTTCCATAGAGAATCACTTCAGGGTTCATGAAGTATTTTGA